In Gemmobacter sp. 24YEA27, a genomic segment contains:
- a CDS encoding Ig-like domain-containing protein, whose product MAKAIQFVVRDSAGGTSRGAVAGDAGNNFIQMGSGDAVSLNLSRQSVAGYARQGDDLVLTLIDGRTVVLDGYFTAGTANQLYLSQNGEVIAVQLSNSADGGLYASYGAVEGWDKYSNLDALRFSEGDDVALAGGAVDEPAGMAMFAPGLVGLGGLGAGAAGVGLVGLAAVGGGGGGGTTGPTGPVDPTGPVDPTGPTGPVDPTGPTGPVDPTGPTGPVDPTGPTGPVDPTGPTGPVDPTGPTGPVDPTGPTGPVDPTGPTGPVDPTGPTGPVDPTGPTGPVDPTGPTGPVDPTGPTGPIDPTGPTGPIDPTGPTGPVEPERRPPTVDPKDTTTVIIDTPDKELDVSGTGEPGDTVTVTIGTVTETTVIGPDGTWHVTFPETNLPPDGSHEAVVVFDQTDGVTTTLPGPDFILDLTPPDVDITEGSQSVGHVENAADYTDGVRIGGTGEPGASVTVVIEGHSHSTVIAGDGTWSVVFTTTEIRTGEYTTDITVTARDPLGNTTVITDRLVVDTVPNPIDFDAVTRDNVVNNGENTLGFAVTGTSVAGAVLVVTVQAGATSYSQTVTTRADGTWTLNIPAGTLPGGEYNATVTATSTDAAGNGSSETHTFRVDTQASVAFTGTVAGDNIVNASESRNVVLTGTAEPGSVVSVSWQGSTLPATVAANGTWSVTFPAVSGSAVLTATTATVTATDAYGNTATDSRVISIDLGTSVAFDPVQAGDNVVSGVERGAGVSLTGTAEAGATVVVQFGSGTRTVTVGASGTWSATFTAAEIPTGNGLAQTATVTSTDVAGNVATASHLVTIDTQVSPFAITGNSTGADHVLNNAEAASGLTITGSVEAGSQVQVSFGAHGPYAATVTGGTWTVVIPPGVIPPGETTVNVVAVATDRYGNTATLPTETIVIDRVVTNFGADALISGDGMINAHERLSGVPFGGTAEAFSQIEVVLSNGQVLRTASDASGHWSVTIPASYLPVGDGVSMTATVTATDRAGNTAELTREVTVDTVAPTAVDPLKIVRDEGALTGIFTDTNGEQVSIYRVDNTGKPVDLHATVTEDMPTRVNGTTVVSDYYDLQEGVPDGSYLVIQNTDAAGNEASTLFIVNNRSDVVVNLDREGLQGFDFASIDLTMSQAKLTLSNHDLLALTGGDNELMIRGDSLDQVRLQLTNTTPVEVREIDGQHYNVYAMDGGTVLVDQDIHTTFF is encoded by the coding sequence ATGGCTAAGGCGATTCAATTCGTCGTCCGCGATTCTGCGGGCGGTACCTCGCGCGGTGCGGTTGCGGGTGATGCAGGAAACAATTTCATTCAGATGGGTTCGGGCGACGCGGTTTCGCTGAATCTCTCCCGGCAGAGCGTCGCCGGTTATGCGCGCCAGGGCGATGACCTTGTTCTGACGCTGATCGACGGTCGTACGGTTGTGCTTGACGGGTATTTCACCGCAGGCACCGCCAACCAGCTGTATCTGTCGCAAAATGGCGAGGTGATCGCGGTTCAGCTTTCGAATTCCGCTGATGGCGGGCTTTACGCCAGCTACGGTGCGGTCGAGGGCTGGGATAAATACTCCAATCTCGATGCGCTGCGTTTCTCGGAGGGCGATGACGTCGCTCTTGCCGGCGGTGCGGTGGATGAGCCGGCTGGCATGGCCATGTTCGCGCCGGGCCTTGTGGGTCTGGGCGGGCTTGGTGCCGGGGCTGCGGGCGTCGGTCTCGTCGGCCTGGCCGCAGTCGGTGGCGGCGGTGGTGGCGGCACTACGGGCCCGACCGGCCCTGTAGACCCGACTGGCCCCGTTGATCCGACCGGTCCGACTGGCCCCGTTGATCCGACCGGCCCGACTGGCCCCGTTGATCCGACCGGTCCGACTGGCCCCGTTGATCCGACCGGTCCGACTGGCCCCGTTGATCCGACCGGCCCGACCGGCCCCGTTGATCCGACCGGCCCGACTGGCCCCGTTGATCCGACCGGCCCGACTGGCCCCGTTGATCCGACCGGCCCGACTGGCCCCGTTGATCCGACCGGTCCGACTGGCCCCGTTGATCCGACCGGTCCGACTGGCCCCGTTGATCCGACCGGCCCGACTGGCCCCGTTGATCCGACCGGCCCGACTGGCCCCATTGATCCGACCGGCCCGACTGGCCCCATTGATCCGACCGGCCCGACTGGCCCGGTTGAGCCCGAGCGCCGTCCGCCGACCGTTGACCCGAAAGACACCACCACGGTCATCATCGACACGCCCGACAAGGAGCTCGACGTCTCCGGCACGGGTGAGCCGGGCGATACTGTGACCGTCACCATCGGCACTGTCACCGAGACCACGGTGATCGGGCCGGATGGCACCTGGCATGTCACCTTCCCGGAAACCAACCTGCCGCCCGACGGCAGCCATGAGGCCGTGGTCGTTTTCGATCAGACCGATGGCGTGACCACCACGCTGCCGGGCCCGGATTTCATCCTCGACCTGACGCCGCCGGATGTGGACATCACTGAAGGGTCGCAATCGGTTGGCCATGTTGAAAACGCAGCCGATTACACCGACGGCGTGCGGATCGGCGGCACGGGTGAACCCGGCGCCTCGGTGACTGTTGTGATCGAAGGCCACAGCCATTCCACCGTGATTGCAGGTGACGGCACCTGGTCGGTGGTTTTCACCACGACCGAGATCCGTACCGGCGAATACACCACCGACATCACCGTGACCGCCCGCGATCCGCTGGGCAATACCACGGTGATCACCGACCGCCTCGTGGTGGATACGGTGCCGAACCCGATCGATTTCGACGCTGTGACCCGCGACAATGTGGTCAATAATGGCGAAAATACCCTCGGTTTCGCCGTGACCGGGACTTCGGTTGCCGGAGCGGTGCTGGTGGTGACAGTTCAGGCCGGTGCGACCAGCTACAGCCAGACCGTGACCACCCGTGCGGATGGCACCTGGACGCTGAACATTCCCGCCGGCACCCTGCCGGGCGGCGAATATAACGCGACCGTCACCGCGACCTCGACCGATGCCGCTGGCAATGGCAGCAGCGAGACCCATACCTTCCGCGTCGACACCCAGGCCTCGGTTGCCTTCACCGGAACCGTGGCGGGCGACAATATCGTCAACGCTTCGGAATCGCGCAATGTGGTGCTGACCGGCACCGCAGAGCCGGGCTCGGTGGTCTCGGTCTCGTGGCAGGGCTCGACCCTTCCGGCAACGGTCGCCGCGAATGGCACCTGGTCGGTGACCTTCCCGGCCGTCTCGGGCAGCGCTGTGCTGACCGCCACCACCGCAACGGTCACCGCGACCGACGCTTACGGCAATACCGCGACCGACAGCCGCGTGATCTCGATCGACCTTGGCACTTCGGTGGCCTTTGATCCGGTCCAGGCCGGCGACAACGTGGTCTCGGGCGTCGAGCGCGGCGCCGGCGTCAGCCTCACCGGCACTGCCGAAGCCGGCGCAACAGTGGTGGTCCAGTTCGGTTCGGGCACCCGTACGGTGACGGTCGGCGCATCGGGCACCTGGTCGGCAACCTTTACCGCCGCCGAGATCCCGACCGGCAACGGCCTGGCGCAAACCGCCACCGTCACTTCGACCGATGTGGCCGGCAATGTGGCAACCGCGAGCCATCTGGTGACCATCGATACCCAGGTCAGCCCCTTCGCCATCACCGGCAACTCGACCGGCGCTGACCATGTTCTCAACAATGCCGAGGCGGCCTCTGGCCTGACCATCACCGGCAGCGTCGAGGCGGGTTCGCAGGTTCAGGTGAGTTTCGGCGCTCACGGCCCCTATGCCGCAACCGTCACCGGCGGCACCTGGACCGTGGTCATCCCGCCCGGCGTGATCCCGCCCGGCGAGACCACCGTCAATGTCGTCGCAGTCGCGACTGACCGCTATGGTAATACGGCGACCCTGCCGACCGAGACCATCGTGATCGACCGGGTCGTGACCAATTTCGGGGCGGATGCCCTGATCAGCGGCGACGGCATGATCAACGCCCATGAACGGCTGAGCGGCGTGCCCTTCGGCGGCACGGCAGAGGCCTTCTCGCAGATCGAGGTTGTTCTCTCGAACGGTCAGGTTCTGCGCACCGCCTCGGATGCAAGCGGCCATTGGTCGGTCACCATCCCGGCAAGCTATCTGCCGGTTGGCGATGGCGTGTCGATGACTGCGACGGTCACCGCAACCGACCGCGCCGGCAACACGGCTGAACTGACACGCGAAGTGACGGTGGACACCGTGGCCCCGACCGCGGTTGATCCGCTCAAGATCGTGCGCGACGAGGGGGCGCTGACGGGTATCTTCACCGATACCAATGGCGAACAGGTCTCGATTTATCGGGTCGACAACACCGGAAAACCAGTCGATCTGCACGCCACCGTCACCGAAGATATGCCTACCAGGGTCAATGGGACGACGGTCGTCTCCGACTATTATGACCTGCAGGAAGGCGTTCCGGACGGCAGCTATCTGGTGATCCAGAATACCGATGCTGCGGGTAACGAGGCGTCTACGCTGTTCATCGTCAACAACCGTTCGGACGTGGTCGTGAACCTGGATCGTGAAGGTCTGCAGGGCTTCGATTTCGCTTCTATCGATCTGACCATGTCCCAGGCAAAGCTGACACTCAGCAACCATGACCTGCTGGCACTGACCGGAGGCGACAACGAGCTGATGATCCGCGGTGACAGCCTGGATCAGGTCCGCTTGCAGCTGACCAACACCACTCCGGTGGAGGTTCGCGAGATCGACGGTCAGCATTACAACGTCTATGCGATGGATGGTGGGACCGTCCTGGTGGATCAGGATATTCACACCACCTTCTTCTGA
- a CDS encoding alpha-hydroxy-acid oxidizing protein produces MRAALGPGCELIVDSGFRRGSDVVKALALGADAVMMGRPFAWAVAAEGTWGAGRLFSC; encoded by the coding sequence ATGCGCGCAGCGCTTGGCCCGGGCTGCGAGCTGATCGTGGACAGCGGCTTCCGGCGTGGCAGCGATGTGGTGAAGGCGCTGGCCCTGGGCGCAGATGCGGTGATGATGGGGCGGCCCTTTGCCTGGGCCGTCGCGGCCGAGGGCACCTGGGGCGCCGGGCGCCTGTTTTCCTGCTGA
- a CDS encoding alpha-hydroxy-acid oxidizing protein: MARSRGKAGRWRGAVEPWRAHLTWDKVKALRDLWPGRLVIKGVSDPRDGEIARQSGVDGVVLSNHGGRQLDHGMRRLPRLPRCAQRLARAAS; this comes from the coding sequence ATGGCGAGATCGCGCGGCAAAGCGGGTCGATGGCGTGGTGCTGTCGAACCATGGCGGGCGCACCTGACCTGGGACAAGGTGAAAGCCCTGCGCGATCTCTGGCCGGGGCGGCTGGTGATCAAGGGGGTTTCTGACCCGCGCGATGGCGAGATCGCGCGGCAAAGCGGGGTCGATGGCGTGGTGCTGTCGAACCATGGCGGGCGCCAGCTCGATCACGGCATGCGACGATTGCCCAGGTTGCCGCGATGCGCGCAGCGCTTGGCCCGGGCTGCGAGCTGA
- a CDS encoding alpha-hydroxy acid oxidase, producing MSRDRRYQNVEDFRRAAWRRLPKIFADYIEGGAFSETTLARNRMGFDRYALSQRVLQDLAPQPDLSTTYLGRRWSLPFFPGPVGFLGLYRRDGDLLVGLSAKAAGVPFGLSTFSIKGIASLAPQLGENLAFQLYLDRDPAVNESYLAACHAAGVETIFLTVDTAITSVRERDNRNGFRAVKHITPGLAWQFAKRPRWSLDLLRNGFPGWNWSRGGPNSGAARWPRPRPCRHGSTST from the coding sequence ATGTCGCGCGACCGCCGCTACCAGAATGTCGAGGATTTCCGCCGCGCCGCCTGGCGCCGCCTGCCGAAGATCTTTGCCGATTATATCGAGGGCGGGGCCTTTTCGGAGACCACGCTGGCCCGCAACCGGATGGGTTTTGACCGCTATGCCCTGTCGCAGCGGGTGCTGCAGGATCTCGCGCCGCAGCCGGATCTGAGCACGACCTATCTCGGCCGGCGCTGGTCCTTGCCGTTCTTTCCCGGGCCGGTCGGGTTTCTCGGGCTTTATCGCCGCGACGGAGATCTGCTGGTCGGGCTCTCGGCAAAGGCGGCGGGGGTGCCGTTCGGGCTCTCGACCTTCTCGATCAAAGGGATCGCCAGCCTTGCGCCTCAGCTGGGCGAGAATCTGGCGTTTCAGCTTTATCTCGACCGCGATCCGGCGGTGAATGAAAGCTACCTGGCCGCCTGCCATGCGGCGGGGGTCGAGACGATCTTCCTGACCGTCGACACCGCCATCACCTCGGTGCGGGAACGCGATAACCGCAACGGCTTTCGCGCGGTGAAACACATCACGCCGGGCCTGGCCTGGCAATTCGCAAAACGCCCGCGCTGGTCGCTGGATCTGTTGCGCAACGGCTTTCCGGGGTGGAACTGGTCGAGGGGCGGCCCGAATTCGGGCGCGGCGCGCTGGCCCAGGCCTCGGCCCTGTCGTCACGGCTCGACAAGCACCTGA
- a CDS encoding alcohol dehydrogenase catalytic domain-containing protein, whose translation MRAVRLYGVKDLRVEDVALPEPPGPAEVTLRVTAAGICGSDLHNFATGAWISRSPSVAGHEFAGVVTAVGAGVRHVARGDTVAVDSRVTCGSCDSCLEGLSQICEKLGFLGEVIDGGFAEYVTIPAKNVVKAPAGLQPRLLAMAEPLAVALHAAHLLNAPAGAPVLVTGAGAIGALSALVLAHKGHPVSIVDRNQIRATRAAAAFGGEVVQLDELGPTPPRYAIDATGSPEVIDQLIRSLRGGGAIALVGIGARPLSLNPTLLVEREIRLSGCHAFGGELPEAVALLDLLGPQLEQLIDAEIPLDAVPDAYARHLAGEVMGAKTIILPEMQP comes from the coding sequence ATGCGCGCCGTCCGCCTTTATGGCGTAAAGGATCTGCGGGTCGAAGACGTGGCTTTGCCGGAGCCTCCCGGCCCGGCAGAGGTGACGCTCAGGGTAACGGCGGCGGGGATCTGCGGATCAGACCTGCATAATTTTGCAACCGGGGCCTGGATCTCGCGCAGCCCTTCGGTTGCGGGGCATGAGTTTGCCGGCGTGGTCACGGCAGTCGGGGCAGGGGTGCGCCATGTTGCCCGGGGCGACACCGTTGCGGTGGACAGCCGCGTGACCTGCGGCAGCTGTGACAGCTGCCTGGAGGGCCTCAGCCAGATCTGCGAAAAGCTTGGGTTTCTGGGCGAAGTAATCGATGGCGGCTTCGCGGAATACGTCACTATTCCGGCCAAAAACGTGGTTAAAGCACCCGCCGGTCTGCAGCCGCGCCTGCTTGCGATGGCCGAGCCGCTGGCGGTGGCGCTCCATGCCGCGCATCTTCTGAACGCACCAGCCGGCGCGCCGGTTCTGGTCACGGGCGCCGGTGCCATTGGCGCGCTTTCGGCGCTTGTTCTCGCGCATAAAGGCCACCCGGTCAGCATCGTTGATCGTAACCAGATCCGCGCCACCCGTGCCGCGGCGGCCTTCGGAGGCGAGGTCGTGCAGCTTGATGAGCTCGGCCCGACACCGCCCCGCTATGCGATTGACGCGACCGGCAGCCCCGAGGTGATCGACCAACTGATCCGCTCCCTGCGCGGCGGCGGGGCGATAGCGCTGGTGGGGATCGGCGCGCGCCCGCTCAGCCTGAATCCGACGCTGCTGGTGGAGCGCGAGATCCGGCTGTCCGGCTGTCATGCGTTCGGGGGGGAACTGCCCGAGGCGGTGGCGCTGCTCGACCTCCTCGGCCCGCAGCTGGAACAGCTGATCGACGCCGAGATCCCGCTCGACGCGGTTCCCGATGCCTATGCGCGCCATCTTGCGGGCGAAGTGATGGGCGCCAAGACGATTATTCTGCCGGAGATGCAGCCATGA
- the hisD gene encoding histidinol dehydrogenase — MPNIAIFTPPIPGGKVDAATLVAARLAGVKTVYKAGGAQAVAAAAYGTETVRPCHKIVGPGSPWVVAAKRLLSSVIDPGLPAGPSESIIFADETVHGGLAALDLLIEAEHGPDSSAWLVTNSRRVADEALAALPDHWSRMSEQRVAFSKAVLCGSHGGILVTETLAEAYAFINDYAPEHLQLLSEKPFEHLGEITAAAEILMGPYTPVSIGNFCLGPNAVLPTSRGARTYGPLSVTDFIRRSSVGYVTAKGFPELAEAAGTLARYEGFDNHANAVSDIRKQYLKG, encoded by the coding sequence GCAACGCTGGTGGCGGCGCGGCTGGCCGGGGTGAAGACGGTCTATAAGGCGGGCGGGGCCCAGGCGGTGGCGGCGGCGGCTTATGGCACCGAGACCGTGCGCCCCTGCCACAAGATCGTTGGCCCGGGCAGCCCCTGGGTGGTGGCGGCAAAGCGCCTCCTGTCGAGCGTGATTGACCCCGGTCTGCCCGCTGGCCCGTCGGAATCGATCATTTTCGCCGATGAAACCGTGCATGGCGGCCTCGCCGCGCTTGATCTGCTGATCGAAGCCGAACATGGACCCGACAGTTCCGCCTGGCTCGTGACCAATTCCCGCCGCGTCGCCGATGAGGCGCTGGCCGCGCTGCCGGATCACTGGTCGCGGATGAGCGAGCAGCGGGTTGCTTTCTCGAAAGCGGTGCTGTGCGGCAGCCATGGCGGTATCCTCGTGACCGAAACCCTGGCCGAGGCCTATGCCTTCATCAATGATTACGCGCCCGAACATCTCCAGCTCCTCTCGGAAAAACCCTTCGAGCATCTGGGAGAAATCACCGCCGCCGCCGAGATCCTGATGGGGCCATATACGCCGGTCTCTATCGGCAATTTCTGCCTCGGGCCGAATGCGGTGCTGCCGACCTCCCGTGGGGCGCGCACTTATGGGCCGCTTTCCGTGACCGATTTCATCCGCCGGTCCTCGGTCGGCTACGTCACTGCAAAGGGTTTCCCGGAACTGGCCGAGGCTGCCGGCACGCTGGCGCGCTATGAGGGATTCGACAATCACGCCAATGCGGTCTCAGACATCCGCAAGCAGTATCTGAAAGGCTGA